In Deinococcus puniceus, one genomic interval encodes:
- a CDS encoding sensor histidine kinase encodes MSLKWPPLTLRARLALWAALATGLAVALVAGGLYVKVNDFLLRSQQDRLLSAVSAVQERVEGELSRAAGPLGFGVIEVTVADLERIVNSNPQTRNLELRLVSVQLGVVSQVQTTNFPAGVALNLKDNLYRLNDQLIAVRGVRARGPGRDLQGNVTLAVASDAQALTEAQRAFGRALAWLLPAALLLSLAVGWGVAGRLLRPVRALEGAAREIGAGGDLRRPVPGAGQGDELARLALTLQGTFGGLADAREREQAFLRAAAHDLRSPLAAVQARVEGTLARERDAARYRAELREVGSDMTRLAILTNHLLLLARDAEAMGRAPVPLRDLAADAVDRARELSPEADVDLLAPAPVSVQGDRVLLGQAIWNLTMNAVRHAPGATITVTVQAESGGATVTVQDDGPGVSAGVLARLGEAFYRPDEARSGEGHGLGLAIVRRAAELHGGTLTLESKPGAGFTARLYLPG; translated from the coding sequence ATGTCCTTAAAGTGGCCCCCACTCACCCTGCGGGCGCGGCTGGCACTCTGGGCGGCGCTGGCAACCGGCCTCGCGGTAGCGCTGGTGGCGGGCGGCTTGTACGTCAAGGTCAACGATTTTCTCTTGCGCTCGCAGCAAGACCGCCTGCTAAGTGCCGTCAGTGCCGTGCAGGAGCGGGTAGAAGGAGAGCTGAGCCGGGCCGCTGGGCCGCTGGGCTTTGGCGTGATAGAGGTCACGGTGGCCGACTTGGAGCGAATTGTGAACAGCAATCCGCAGACCCGGAACCTAGAACTTCGGCTGGTGTCGGTGCAGCTTGGCGTGGTGTCTCAAGTCCAAACGACCAACTTTCCGGCAGGCGTAGCCCTGAACCTGAAAGACAACCTGTACCGCTTGAACGACCAACTGATCGCCGTGCGTGGGGTGCGGGCGCGGGGGCCGGGACGCGATCTGCAAGGGAATGTCACGCTGGCGGTGGCCTCCGACGCACAAGCGCTCACCGAGGCTCAGCGGGCCTTTGGGCGGGCGCTGGCGTGGCTGTTGCCTGCCGCGCTGCTGCTGTCGTTGGCTGTGGGCTGGGGCGTGGCGGGGCGACTGCTGAGGCCTGTTCGCGCGCTGGAAGGTGCGGCGCGGGAAATAGGCGCGGGCGGCGATTTGCGGCGGCCTGTGCCGGGGGCCGGACAGGGCGACGAATTGGCGCGGCTGGCCCTGACCTTGCAGGGCACGTTTGGGGGTTTGGCCGATGCCCGCGAACGTGAACAGGCCTTTTTGCGGGCCGCCGCGCATGACCTCCGCAGTCCGTTGGCGGCTGTGCAGGCGCGGGTAGAAGGCACCTTGGCCCGCGAACGCGACGCCGCCCGCTACCGCGCCGAACTGCGTGAAGTGGGCAGCGATATGACCCGGCTCGCCATCCTCACCAATCACCTGCTGCTGCTGGCCCGTGACGCCGAAGCGATGGGGCGTGCGCCCGTGCCCTTGCGCGACTTGGCCGCCGACGCCGTAGACCGCGCCCGCGAACTCTCGCCCGAAGCCGACGTGGATTTGCTGGCCCCCGCGCCCGTATCGGTGCAGGGAGACCGGGTGCTGCTGGGCCAGGCCATCTGGAACCTGACCATGAACGCCGTGCGGCACGCGCCGGGGGCCACCATTACCGTGACCGTGCAGGCCGAATCTGGCGGCGCAACCGTCACCGTACAAGATGACGGCCCCGGCGTGAGCGCAGGCGTGCTGGCCCGCCTAGGAGAAGCCTTTTACCGCCCCGACGAAGCCCGTAGCGGCGAAGGCCACGGCTTGGGCCTCGCCATCGTGCGCCGCGCCGCCGAGTTGCACGGGGGAACCCTGACGCTGGAGAGCAAGCCCGGAGCGGGATTTACGGCTAGGTTGTATCTGCCGGGGTAA
- a CDS encoding response regulator transcription factor, protein MRLLLVEDDPRIAEPTREALREAGYVVTWAQTGPEGLEAAMLGDYSLLILDVMLPGLDGFEVARQLREAEVDSAILFLTARGELGDRVQGLDLGGDAYLVKPFAMPELLATLRALSRRERGQGAPRLAFAAGRGVVDTVARTVAWDGEEVAVTGREYALIEVLALAPERWFTREELLDRVWGPEFEGEARIVDVYVRYVRRKLAQEAISSERGRGYRVEK, encoded by the coding sequence ATGAGACTGCTGCTCGTAGAAGACGACCCCCGCATTGCCGAGCCGACGCGGGAGGCGCTGCGCGAGGCGGGTTACGTGGTCACGTGGGCGCAGACTGGGCCGGAAGGTCTAGAGGCCGCCATGCTGGGGGATTATTCCCTGCTCATTCTGGATGTGATGCTGCCCGGTCTGGACGGCTTCGAGGTAGCGCGGCAACTGCGTGAGGCCGAGGTGGATTCGGCCATTCTGTTTCTGACGGCGCGGGGCGAACTGGGCGACCGTGTGCAGGGGCTGGATTTGGGCGGCGATGCTTACCTCGTCAAACCGTTTGCCATGCCTGAACTGCTGGCAACCTTGCGGGCATTGTCGCGGCGGGAGCGGGGGCAAGGTGCGCCGAGGCTGGCCTTTGCGGCGGGGCGCGGCGTGGTGGATACGGTGGCCCGGACGGTGGCATGGGACGGCGAAGAAGTGGCCGTGACCGGGCGCGAATATGCCCTGATAGAAGTCTTGGCGCTGGCTCCCGAACGCTGGTTTACCCGTGAGGAACTGCTAGACCGCGTGTGGGGGCCAGAATTTGAAGGAGAAGCCCGAATCGTGGACGTGTACGTGCGCTACGTGCGGCGCAAGCTGGCGCAGGAAGCCATTTCCAGCGAGCGGGGGCGCGGCTACCGGGTGGAGAAGTGA